The genomic DNA ACCCTCGCGAAAGCGAAAGTGGTTGTCGCGCCCGCGGCGGAAAAAGTCGCGGACGTTGTGCCCGTGGCCGCGCCGGTGAAAGAACCGGTCGCCCCGCCGGTGGCAGAAGCCGTGCCGGTCGTCAAAAAGAAGAAGGTCCGGTACGTGCGGGAGAAGAAGATCGCGAAGCCCGAGGTCAAACCCGTCACGGTCCTGGCGACACCCAAGAGCAAGACGATGGCCGGAAAGATGATGTCGAAGGCCGTGACGACGGCTCCGAAGGACCAGCCCAAACGCGGCCCCCAGGCGAAGTCGAAGACGAAGCCCGAATAGTGGATTTCGGTTGGCCAGCCACATAGTTTCTACATCGTCCGGCGGAACGGGCAACTCGTCCGCCGGGCGGCCCGCCACCTCTCCTTTCCAGCAACTTCCCACTATCCGGCCTCATCAACGGTTCACCGCCAAGTTCCCGGGTACGAAGACATGGCACTGGTTCGGCGGGTCGTGGGACTTTTGACGGATGCGGGCATTTGGGAACGTGCGGGTTGGTCGGCTCCTGGCGCCGAACGCGACCGACGCGAAAAAAGTTCGAGATAGACTGTATCTATTTGCCCTTCAAAGGTCGATGATAGGTGGTTGCGTCCGAGAATCATCCGCAGAGGAGAGGGAGTTATGAACCTAGTTACACGGAAGCCAACCCGAACCCGGTCTCCCGAATCGTGGGTGATTTACCAAACGGTCATTCGGGGCGAAGTGGTCGGCACCAACAGCGTCTGCGAGCAGGGCGAGTGGGAAGCCATGGAACTCGCTCGCCCCGGAGTCAATCGGCTCGTTCAGTCCGGGATCACGAACGAGGGCGAAGCGGAACGGCTCGCCAGGGGAACGTCCGGCGACACCAAACCGCGGGGCGGGCGGGTGGCCGCTAAGTAGCCTCTGTCGAGTGGGGTCACGCGAACCTGGCGGATCGCGCCGGTGGCGGTCATCTCTTTCTTGAACCGCACCGCAGCGCGAATCCGGTCTTTAAAAAAACATCAACGATCGACCCGCCGAAGACGCGGGCCGATCGTGGCAAGCCCGGGTGAGAGGCTCCGCCGGGTAAGAAACTAGTGCGCGCCTTGCATATGAGACGGCACGGACATCCCGAGTCCGAATCCCAGAAAGATAATCATCAGCACGAGTGCCGCGATCGCGACGAATCGGTAGTCGCGTTCGCGTAGGAAGAACGCGAGCATCACGAGTACCCGCGCGACCGGCAGCAGGATGAAAAGGGCGATGCCGGCGGTCACGACGCGGGTGCCGGATACCAATCCCGGGTTCTGCACGTTCCAATACTCTTCGGCCAGCAACAGGGCAGTGCCCAGCGCGGTCGCGACCGAGGCCAGCCAAGTGCCGTACTGGAGCAGTCCGGCCAGGAACCGCTCCAGGCGGCGGGAACTCGAAACGGCCGCGTCCACGTCGGGCCTCACAGCAAGTTGATGCCGAACGCGCTCAACAGCATCTGCACGGCCAGCGCGACGAGCGCCACCACGAAGAGCAGGCGAAGGCGGTCGTTGGACACGGCCATGAGAACGCGCGCCCCGAGTACGGAGCCCACGACGGAACCCACGGCGACCGGCCCCGCGATGGCCGGGACAATGTCGCCGCGCAGGAAGTAGGCGCCGGCGCTCGCGGCGGCCGTCACGCCGATCATGAAATTCGATGTCGCCGTGGAGACTTTGATGGGCAGGCGCAAGGCGGTGTCCATTGCGGGAATCTTGAGTACGCCGCTGCCGATCCCCAGCAGCGCGGAGATCAGACCGGCACCGTACATCAGGACCATGCCCAGCGGCACGCGCCACACGCGATAGGCCACGTCGCGCCCGAGAGCCCGGTCGGGGTAGGTCGAATCCAGCCGCAGGGCGGCCCCCCACCGACCGGGCGCGGTCCCCGCTGTCGCGTCGGTCGGCTCACCCCGCCGCGCCAACATTTGCTGGGCTGAAACGGTCAAGACCACGGCGAACAGAAAATAGAGGTACGGGACGGGAATGATTCCGACGAGGAAGACGCCGGTCAGGGCACCGAGCGTGGTGGCCGTCTCCAGCACGACCGCGAGCCGGACGTTCGTCAGGCCGGCCCGGAGAAAGGGCGCGGCACTGCCACACGAGCAGGCGATCACGGACACGATACTGGCGGCGATGGCGGTGTGAATCTCGACGCCGCAGAACATGATCAGAATGGGTACGATAAAGATCCCGCTGGCCATGCCCAGCATGCCGCCCAGCGCGCTGGCCCCCAACGCCACCACGAACAGCCACAGGCTAAAACCCGCACTCATCGCGCACGATTCCCATTCCTGTACCGGCAGACGACCGGTGTCGGGCCGCGCTCAAATCCGATCCGGCCGCCCCGGTCATCTCGCACCGGGGACAGAAAAGCGACAGAATACCCCGCACGAAGCGTGTCGTAAACGCAGTTCCTTGGTTCCCGAGCGTGCCGAGTTCCACCGAGGGTAGACTTCTCTCCGGCCATTACCACACGTGCCGGCCCGCGCGAACCCGAATCGCCCAGTGCATGTCTTTCCCACGGCGCACGGAAGGGCGAGCCAACTGGTGATGGCACCCGTCTTGAAAACGGGCGAGCGACGAGCCTTGAGGGTTCGACTCCCTCTCCTTCCGCTGACCGCAGCCCCGCGGCCCGGGCACCCGGTTCACACCCGCCCCGCGTCATACCGGCGATCACTGTCTGACGCTTTTTGTAAAGAATTGTCATGTCGACGAAGCGGGGCGGATTCGTATCCCTTCACACCCCTTGTGGGATCAACGACGGCGGCCGCCCAGGGAATGTGCCCGCCGACTTCTCGGGCGGAGCGCTCGCGTCCGATGCCGGTCTACTCTGACTCCGCGAAGTCGACCAGAACGTCGGCCTGATCGCCGCCCTCGACCACGTCCTCCCCGACCCCCAAGTCCACACTCCTCGCCCAGCGGATCTTTGGCACCGCCGCCGGGTACGAAGAGCGGAATGATCACCAACACCTGCGGCCCGAACCCCTGTGGCAGTCGGAATTCGATTCACCCCCCGACGTCACTTCGCCCCCAACACCTTGCGGACTTCGGCGTCGATCGCCTCGACGTTCGGCTCGTCCGTGATGACCTTCACCACCTCGCCCTTGCGGTCGACCAGGATGAGGGCCGGGGTGACGGTCGTCGGGTACTGCTTGCTCCACTTTTTCTCGTTCTCCTCCGTGTCCTTCACCACGAAGTTCGGGAACGCCGCGCCCTTGGCTTTCAGGAACTTCAGAGCCTTCTCGCGGTCGGCCGGTTCGAGATCGACGGGGTTCAGGGACATGCAGACGAGCCCTTCGGCCGCGTGGTCCTTGGCCATCTGAACCAGGTGCGGGAACTTCTTCACGCACGGGGCGCAGCCGAGGAACCACACGTCGATGGCCACCACCTTGCCCTTGTGTTCCTTGACCGCCGCGTCCAGGCCCGCGAACGTGACTTCCTTGAGTTCGACCGTCTCGGCCGTCGCCGCGGGGGCCGCGTCCGCCGGCGGCGCAGCCGGGGCTGTCCGCGGGGCGACCGCGGCCGCGACCGGCGTGGGCGGGAACGGCTGCGACTCGCACCCGGCGAAGGCGCCCGCACCCAGCACGAGCAGCATGGCGGGGACCGCGAGGGC from Fimbriiglobus ruber includes the following:
- a CDS encoding DUF1634 domain-containing protein, translating into MDAAVSSSRRLERFLAGLLQYGTWLASVATALGTALLLAEEYWNVQNPGLVSGTRVVTAGIALFILLPVARVLVMLAFFLRERDYRFVAIAALVLMIIFLGFGLGMSVPSHMQGAH
- a CDS encoding sulfite exporter TauE/SafE family protein, which encodes MSAGFSLWLFVVALGASALGGMLGMASGIFIVPILIMFCGVEIHTAIAASIVSVIACSCGSAAPFLRAGLTNVRLAVVLETATTLGALTGVFLVGIIPVPYLYFLFAVVLTVSAQQMLARRGEPTDATAGTAPGRWGAALRLDSTYPDRALGRDVAYRVWRVPLGMVLMYGAGLISALLGIGSGVLKIPAMDTALRLPIKVSTATSNFMIGVTAAASAGAYFLRGDIVPAIAGPVAVGSVVGSVLGARVLMAVSNDRLRLLFVVALVALAVQMLLSAFGINLL
- a CDS encoding TlpA family protein disulfide reductase translates to MPKIHRVALAVPAMLLVLGAGAFAGCESQPFPPTPVAAAVAPRTAPAAPPADAAPAATAETVELKEVTFAGLDAAVKEHKGKVVAIDVWFLGCAPCVKKFPHLVQMAKDHAAEGLVCMSLNPVDLEPADREKALKFLKAKGAAFPNFVVKDTEENEKKWSKQYPTTVTPALILVDRKGEVVKVITDEPNVEAIDAEVRKVLGAK